The Pochonia chlamydosporia 170 chromosome 1, whole genome shotgun sequence genome window below encodes:
- a CDS encoding ring finger membrane protein (similar to Coccidioides immitis RS XP_001247058.1) → MNDPVHTPQRRELFPSIPEDRSKSSSQQPDAALAICRICRGEGTSAEPLFYPCKCSGSIKYVHQDCLMEWLSHSQKKYCELCKTSFRFTKLYAPDMPQSLPVHIFLEHMAKYLVRNVLLWLRAVVTISVWVCWLPYFMRVVWAFMFWVSDEGLGAGPFISSPPSPSAAIPLDPTGITTAGHSQIFSPQSCSLNEQVVFINSKVGSQSPTLLSDVGFLRNLTRSSTVNRTVITVVEGQIITVLVIVCFILVILVRDYVVQQQPEINMRAAFADQENNNPPAPVQQPLEPELDHDNPPESDGLGSDDETLDAGAQVNDPFEINLDRHADIDEPTHSPAPADMDETMEFEPRIPDFATELRDPQDAISGDLEVEGLDDRASVIDYLRVYRLAGGNLEKILQIVEEEGLEDKLRYWVDVTRRSIREREVTEDSSGPSNFQANSQNKIPMSPILDLNEFGAVDQPAQTSDRQGAAQDRSKGKEREWLPMSPDLSPSPTTPKSNVASGPSRPRARSDGPEPNNTTNPLANNSWTFNSLPTADEEDQESTDQGHDSVLPSTMPIQIDDSGMSGLNEGPDDALHSDHDDDAASVNHDSDSSHVGRDEPAVPEPEQRGLVGRVANFMWGDLDQRQVVDEDQHEAAINGAAVAGEEGAAEDPWIDVAIAEPADANGEINAGEVDAAAAAAGMDAEAMEDLEDFEGVMELLGMRGPIAGLFQNAIFCAVLVSVTIFTCIFIPYNIGRFSVWIIANPILLVRMLMGLSKVIQDAAMMVGGFGSWCALNIIDMFTGIIGGAMGAQVVSARKASWGLWTGAGTRVVEYALMEFPLTASEVQNFSAISHDALNTVKGNIGWVLGQADHGLKALAGPDFTALVDGRFVAAASIIIQSSISSIISWVSVLFDPSSWVIDLGEVATKAPVDAGLAYWSGLDRFWAILVGYMTVFAVGALYLKRGSPFSRGDMMQAWEAGVIDSLHQASGIMKVILIISIEMLVFPLYCGLLLDGALLPLFEDTTFKSRILFTCNYPLTSIFVHWFVGTGYMFHFALFVSMCRKIMRPGVLYFIRDPDDPEFHPVRDVLERNLTTQLRKILFSAFVYGALVIVCLGGVVWGLYYTMPGVLPIHYSSNEPVLEFPVDLLFYNFLMPLAVKFFKPSDGLHAMYTWWFRKCARGLRLTYFLFGERRIDEEGILQLSSETKSKVPPHKWLLLELDENNTVIPKTWRDTFDGGDAKPNPSISRQEMKDMRHKKAHLVNTGQLEKTGRFVRAPASDRVKIPKGQKVFLTVSERNHRKDGKDDTGLYKSPQYQLVYVPPNFRARVFLFILFIWLFAAVTGVGFTIAPLVLGRTMFKTLIPAHIRTNDIYAFSIGIYVLGSLAYGLFRLRQLSAKFREWTGKLRNEITSGNSSKRAFSGMAHGAKLSYAYFFLLIVFPLMVSMLLELYVIIPLHTYMNPPTQQQGMAPYPGKDGESGRHTVRIIQSWTLGLLYLNLATRLITSLFPDTRVAIAVRTVMRRGYFKPDVEVLTRAFIVPCIVVSTLATFGPPTTARLLLRFGLVSPAQLMGASAGAPNTANLSLIFRYSYPAAAVAAVLVRYAVGMTRVFNRWTAGVRDEAYLIGERLHNFGAATAGSRKARKAWGAAGGGRL, encoded by the exons ATGAACGACCCCGTTCATACGCCTCAGCGGCGAGAATTATTCCCATCGATACCCGAAGACCGTTCGAAATCCAGTTCACAACAGCCCGATGCAGCACTTGCCATCTGCCGCATTTGTCGCGGCGAAGGAACTTCGGCCGAGCCGTTATTCTACCCGTGCAAGTGCAGTGGCAGTATCAAATATGTTCATCAGGACTGCCTGATGGAATGGCTCTCACATTCACAAAAGAAATACTGTGAGCTGTGCAAGACTTCTTTCCGGTTCACCAAGCTATATGCTCCGGACATGCCGCAGTCGCTTCCAGTTCACATTTTTCTGGAGCACATGGCCAAATATCTCGTACGCAATGTATTGTTATGGCTCCGTGCTGTCGTTACCATTAGTGTGTGGGTATGCTGGTTGCCATACTTCATGAGAGTTGTCTGGGCCTTTATGTTTTGGGTCAGCGATGAAGGCTTAGGTGCTGGACCGTTCATATCATCGCCGCCTTCACCCAGCGCTGCCATACCGCTTGATCCCACAGGCATAACTACAGCCGGCCATTCGCAAATATTCAGTCCCCAATCTTGCTCCCTTAACGAACAGGTTGTGTTCATAAACAGCAAAGTCGGGTCTCAATCACCAACCTTACTGAGCGACGTGGGATTTCTGAGGAATCTCACTCGCAGTTCCACCGTCAATCGCACAGTAATTACAGTCGTTGAGGGTCAGATCATCACGGTTCTAGTTATCGTTTGTTTCATCTTGGTTATTCTGGTCCGAGACTATGTCGTCCAACAACAGCCGGAGATTAACATGCGAGCTGCGTTTGCGGATCAAGAGAACAATAACCCACCTGCACCCGTGCAGCAACCGCTTGAACCGGAGCTTGACCACGACAATCCGCCTGAATCCGACGGATTGGGCTCCGATGACGAGACACTGGATGCAGGGGCACAGGTGAATGACCCATTCGAAATCAACTTGGACCGTCACGCAGATATCGACGAACCAACGCATTCACCAGCACcggcagacatggacgagactATGGAATTCGAACCGAGAATTCCTGACTTCGCAACGGAACTGCGAGACCCACAGGATGCTATCTCGGGGGATTTAGAGGTTGAAGGCTTAGACGATAGGGCCAGCGTCATCGACTACTTGCGAGTGTACCGCCTGGCCGGTGGTAACCTCGAAAAGATTCTACAaattgttgaagaagaagggttGGAAGACAAGCTCCGATATTGGGTCGATGTTACTCGGCGTTCCATACGAGAGCGCGAGGTCACGGAGGATTCATCAGGGCCTTCCAACTTCCAAGCAAACTCTCAAAACAAAATACCTATGTCTCCAATTCTAGATCTCAACGAGTTTGGTGCTGTGGATCAGCCGGCACAGACTTCAGACAGACAAGGGGCTGCACAAGACCGCAGTAAGGGGAAAGAGCGAGAATGGCTACCAATGTCCCCGGACTTGTCGCCCAGTCCTACGACACCCAAGTCCAACGTCGCCTCTGGTCCATCTAGGCCCCGGGCTCGATCCGACGGCCCCGAACCCAACAATACGACGAACCCATTGGCAAATAACAGCTGGACATTTAACAGCCTCCCTACGGCAGATGAGGAAGATCAAGAATCAACGGACCAAGGCCATGATTCAGTtttgccatcaacaatgcCTATCCAGATTGATGACAGCGGCATGTCAGGCCTCAACGAAGGTCCTGACGATGCTCTTCACTCTGATCACGACGACGATGCAGCATCAGTCAATCATGACAGTGATTCGTCCCATGTTGGAAGAGATGAGCCAGCCGTCCCTGAACCGGAGCAGAGGGGATTAGTCGGACGTGTCGCCAACTTCATGTGGGGCGATCTGGATCAACGACAGGTAGTTGACGAAGACCAACATGAAGCGGCAATTAACGGTGCTGCCGTAGCTGGCGAAGAAGGGGCTGCAGAAGATCCATGGATCGACGTCGCTATTGCTGAACCGGCCGATGCCAACGGAGAGATAAATGCTGGCGAAGTCGACGCCGCCGCTGCAGCTGCGGGCATGGATGCCGAGGCCATGGAGGACCTCGAGGATTTCGAGGGTGTAATGGAACTTCTGGGAATGCGTGGTCCCATTGCCGGTCTGTTCCAAAACGCCATATTCTGTGCCGTCCTCGTCTCGGTAACGATATTTACTTGCATTTTTATCCCTTATAACATAGGACGCTTCTCCGTTTGGATCATCGCCAATCCCATCTTGCTGGTTCGAATGCTTATGGGACTCTCCAAAGTCATCCAAGATGCAGCCATGAtggttggtggatttggTTCATGGTGTGCATTGAACATTATAGATATGTTTACTGGTATTATCGGCGGTGCCATGGGCGCGCAGGTTGTTTCTGCCAGAAAAGCATCCTGGGGCCTTTGGACCGGCGCCGGAACCAGAGTCGTGGAATATGCACTCATGGAATTTCCTCTCACTGCTTCTGAAGTACAAAATTTCTCTGCCATCAGTCACGATGCTCTAAACACTGTCAAGGGGAACATTGGCTGGGTTCTTGGGCAGGCTGACCATGGTCTCAAGGCCCTGGCTGGACCTGACTTCACTGCTTTGGTTGACGGGCGATTTGTTGCCGCGgcttccatcatcatccagtcgtcaatttcttccatcatcagctgGGTATCGGTGCTCTTTGACCCAAGCTCTTGGGTCATTGACTTGGGTGAAGTCGCCACCAAGGCTCCAGTTGATGCAGGCCTTGCATATTGGTCAGGATTAGATCGATTTTGGGCAATTCTCGTCGGCTACATGACCGTTTTCGCTGTTGGCGCTTTATACCTGAAACGAGGCAGTCCGTTTTCACGCGGTGACATGATGCAAGCCTGGGAAGCTGGAGTCATCGACAGCCTTCACCAGGCAAGTGGGATCATGAAGgtcattctcatcatcagcatcgaAATGCTCGTTTTCCCCCTTTATTGCGGCTTGTTGCTAGACGGCGCCTTGCTCCCTCTGTTCGAAGACACAACCTTCAAATCGCGAATCCTGTTTACCTGCAACTACCCTTTGACGTCCATATTTGTCCACTGGTTTGTGGGAACTGGCTACATGTTCCACTTCGCTCTTTTCGTTTCCATGTGCCGCAAGATCATGCGGCCTGGCGTCTTGT ATTTTATTAGAGATCCAGATGATCCCGAGTTCCATCCTGTCCGAGATGTTTTGGAGCGAAACCTGACAACTCAGCTACGCAAGATTCTTTTCTCAGCTTTCGTGTATGGCGCGTTGGTCATTGTTTGTCTTGGTGGCGTAGTTTGGGGTCTCTATTACACCATGCCTGGCGTGCTACCAATTCATTACTCCTCCAACGAACCGGTTTTGGAGTTTCCGGTTGACCTTCTCTTCTACAATTTCCTGATGCCGCTGGCTGTGAAGTTTTTCAAGCCCAGCGACGGGTTGCACGCCATGTATACGTGGTGGTTCCGGAAATGCGCCCGTGGGCTTCGATTGACGTACTTTTTGTTCGGCGAGCGACGCATagacgaagaaggcattCTTCAGCTCAGTTCAGAGACAAAGAGTAAAGTCCCACCACATAAGTGGCTCCTCCTCGAACTCGATGAAAACAATACCGTTATACCCAAGACTTGGAGAGACACCTTTGACGGTGGTGATGCAAAGCCGAACCCATCAATTTCAAGgcaggagatgaaggatatGAGACACAAAAAGGCGCATCTTGTTAATACAGGGCAACTCGAGAAAACCGGCAGGTTTGTACGGGCTCCTGCGTCTGACCGGGTCAAGATACCGAAGGGTCAAAAGGTCTTCCTCACGGTCTCTGAACGAAACCATCGCAAAGACGGGAAGGACGACACGGGTTTGTACAAGTCTCCTCAATACCAACTCGTCTATGTGCCGCCAAATTTCCGCGCCAGGGTATTCTTATTCATCCTATTCATCTGGCTGTTTGCCGCTGTCACAGGTGTTGGCTTCACCATTGCACCATTGGTACTTGGCAGAACCATGTTTAAAACGTTGATCCCTGCCCACATCCGCACCAATGATATTTATGCGTTCAGTATCGGCATTTATGTTTTAGGATCACTGGCATATGGATTGTTTCGCCTCCGCCAACTTAGCGCAAAGTTTCGAGAGTGGACAGGCAAGCTCCGCAACGAGATTACGAGTGGGAATAGCAGCAAGCGAGCCTTCAGCGGGATGGCGCACGGCGCCAAGCTTTCCTACGCATatttcttccttctcatcgtGTTTCCGCTGATGGTCTCGATGTTGTTGGAGCTCTATGTCATTATTCCTTTACACACTTACATGAACCCGCCCACGCAGCAACAGGGAATGGCGCCTTACCCCGGTAAGGACGGAGAATCCGGTCGCCACACAGTTCGGATTATTCAATCATGGACTCTTGGTCTGCTCTATCTAAACCTGGCAACTAGGTTGATTACATCCCTATTTCCTGACACCCGCGTGGCAATAGCAGTGCGGACGGTCATGCGGCGGGGTTACTTCAAACCCGACGTTGAAGTGCTTACCAGAGCATTCATCGTTCCTTGTATTGTTGTGTCCACACTCGCAACTTTTGGTCCGCCTACAACTGCGAGGCTTTTGCTCCGTTTCGGCCTTGTCTCACCCGCGCAGCTCATGGGCGCCTCGGCTGGGGCACCCAACACTGCCAATTTGTCTTTGATTTTTAGATATTCATACCCAGCGGCTGCAGTGGCGGCTGTTTTGGTCAGATATGCGGTTGGAATGACTAGAGTTTTCAACCGATGGACGGCAGGGGTTCGGGACGAAGCATACTTGATTGGAGAGCGTCTGCACAACTTTGGCGCAGCGACAGCAGGATCCAGGAAGGCCAGGAAGGCATGGGGTGCTGCTGGAGGGGGAAGACTCTGA
- a CDS encoding nuclear distribution protein nudE (similar to Verticillium alfalfae VaMs.102 XP_003006615.1), which translates to MAEPPSSPPSEATTAEDALSWYKSQYEMLESELAEFRESSRELEQELEKDIERAEKQERALQEKVETLGFEVEEWKRKYKESKTEASAAQNSLEKEITTLRDSNRSLQLKLRDVEVANDDFERQARNTTSSLEDMESKYNQAIERGVMMEEEIKSGEQEREQLRIDSQRLREELAELKIEAELMQDKIKKQESRHLSTISTDLSVMGSPTFDKNIEASPNSTASSPLITTPPETKSLASDSLSEVHDPPSPPMSDASAPMASATPASKLGGTIPRKSRLPSLDHSATPKPRVKSAAARQGSRISGGASSLRTPAPRSTTNSSLSRHKIPASNSLTHIRTLTAQMQRLEARVQSARSKLPAPTHTPPRASPRSMANGPSVPSTVTIRSRKRTTGSSASSLAGDETTPTNFRSSTSSRPSHVPRLSTSGVSRLSFGPLPNRAPESDASHSRPSSRASISSYARPSSRTDMVPPPRPMSRSSISGARTPLGRPRSSLSGSMHGHSQSMSRIEMEEDYEGEFRTPSRRGTYSKLEMEGAVSGIPVPGSAIPTPGTRRQSGSGPSGRRTSTGIGTVRPGTSGGRKLSDLGETY; encoded by the exons ATGGCCGAGCCCCCTTCGTCGCCTCCTAGTGAGGCAACCACGGCTGAGGATGCCCTCTCCTGGTACAAATCGCAGTACGAGATGCTGGAGTCGGAGCTGGCAGAGTTTCGGGAGTCAAGTCGCGAACTCGagcaggagctggagaaggataTTGAGCGGGCGGAGAAACAGGAGCGAGCTCTCCAGGAGAAGGTTGAAACACTGGGATTTGAAGTAGAAGAATGGAAG AGGAAATACAAGGAATCCAAGACGGAGGCTAGTGCCGCGCAAAACTCTCTCGAAAAGGAGATCACCACACTTCGAGATTCAAACCGATCGCTGCAGCTGAAGCTGAGAGATGTCGAGGTGGCCAACGATGATTTCGAGCGCCAGGCTCGCAACACCACATCGTCtttggaagacatggagtctAAGTACAACCAAGCCATTGAGCGAGGGGtcatgatggaggaagagATCAAGTCTGGCGAACAGGAACGAGAACAGCTGCGAATCGATTCGCAGCGACTGAGGGAAGAGCTCGCTGAGCTCAAGATTGAGGCAGAGCTGATGCaagacaagatcaagaagcaAGAGTCGCGGCACCTGTCCACCATCTCGACCGACCTCTCTGTCATGGGATCGCCCACCTTCGACAAAAATATTGAGGCTTCCCCCAACTCGACTGCCAGTTCACCACTTATCACTACACCACCCGAAACCAAATCCCTCGCCAGCGACTCGCTTTCTGAGGTACACGATCCGCCTTCACCTCCCATGTCTGATGCGTCTGCACCCATGGCCAGCGCAACCCCGGCTAGCAAGCTTGGCGGTACTATTCCTCGCAAATCGCGGTTGCCATCTCTGGACCACAGTGCTACACCCAAGCCACGTGTGAAGTCTGCGGCAGCGCGGCAAGGTAGTCGCATCTCGGGGGGTGCCTCAAGTTTGCGAACGCCGGCTCCAAGGTCCACGACAAACTCCAGCCTGTCGAGGCATAAGATTCCTGCATCCAATTCACTCACGCATATTCGAACACTTACAGCTCAGATGCAGCGTCTTGAAGCTCGAGTACAATCGGCCAGATCCAAGTTGCCAGCGCCGACACACACACCACCACGTGCATCCCCTAGGTCGATGGCCAATGGTCCCAGCGTTCCGTCAACGGTTACTATCCGGTCTCGGAAGCGAACTACAGGCTCATCGGCTTCTTCTCTTGCGGGAGACGAGACTACACCAACAAACTTTCGGTCATCGACGTCATCACGGCCTAGCCACGTGCCACGACTTAGTACGTCGGGAGTGAGCAGGTTGTCATTTGGACCTCTACCTAACCGGGCGCCGGAATCCGATGCCAGCCACAGCCGTCCCAGCTCTCGTGCTAGCATATCCTCCTACGCCAGACCATCATCACGAACCGACATGGTACCACCCCCGCGTCCCATGTCTCGATCATCCATATCTGGAGCGAGAACGCCTCTTGGTCGCCCAAGATCATCTCTGAGTGGGTCAATGCACGGACACTCTCAAAGTATGAGCCGAAtagagatggaagaagacTACGAAGGCGAGTTCCGCACGCCCAGTCGGCGCGGCACGTACTccaagctggagatggaggggGCTGTCAGTGGGATCCCAGTCCCTGGCAGCGCCATCCCTACGCCGGGCACCAGACGACAAAGCGGCAGCGGTCCCAGCGGTAGACGGACGAGCACAGGCATTGGCACTGTACGACCTGGCACAtctggtggaagaaaacTGAGCGACCTGGGCGAGACGTACTAA